The Alphaproteobacteria bacterium genome includes the window AGGCTTGGCCGGACTGCCGCCGGCACGGCCATATTCCGAAGTTGCGGCGCCTGACCGATGACGTCCGCCCAGCCGCCCTCGCCCAGGGCGCCTAATCTAAGAGGCACAGACGTTATGGGTAATTGCCGCGCCGGACGGAAGACGAAGCGCCCATCCCAGATGTACGCGCCGCCGCCGGGGTGTACGGTTATTTCGCCTTCCATAGCGGCCGGCTCCCGGCAGATCAGAATCTTGTCGCAAGTCCTTGGCGAAAATGGCAAAATTCGACACCCCCCAAGCGTACGCGCCCTCCCGGGTCGAGCCGCAATTTCGCGATAAAGCCGCTCGAGCCGGTCCAACCGTGGTCCGTATTCTTGTCCGCTAACCGTACGCAAAATGCGGCTCATGGCGCGCAGTGCTACGTCGGGCGGCGCATGCAAATAAGCGCTGCGCTCGAGTAGTGCAAAGCCGAACCAGTCGAGGACCGTTGCCTCGGCAAGTACACAATCGACCCAACCGTCGAGCGCGGCCCGCGTCCGGCGAAGTCGGTCCGCCGTGGCAGAAAGCCGCACCGAATCGAGACCCTCCCGCGCCAAATCTGGCATGAGTGTTCGAAGACGCACCCGCGCATGACGCGGATCCTCATTAGACGGGTCCTCGATCCAGGATTGGTCGAATGCGAGAAGGGTCGCGCGAAGGCGCTCAGGCGCCATCGGCAATAGCGGGCGGAGTAGACGCACGTATTGGATCTCGGCGATCCCGGACATGGCCGCTAGTCCATCAACACCGCTGCCACGGCCGAGCCGAAGCAGCAATGTCTCGGCTTGATCGGCCCGATGGTGGGCCAAAAGGAGATGAAGGACGCCCCGCTTTTGGCACCAATCCTCAAGCAGTCGATAGCGCATCGCGCGCGCCGCAGCCTGAATGTTCGTCCGTGGCTTTTCGCCGTACCAACGGAGTGTACGATGAGCAATTTTTCGGCGTGCGAGCGCGGTCTTGACCGTGTGCGCTTCCCGTGCCGCTCCGCTCCTCAAGCCGTGATTGACGGTGAGGGCCGTTATCGATCCACCACGCCGCCGCGCCCACTGATCGGCGAGCAATGCCAGGGCGAGGCTATCGGCCCCACCGGAAACCGCAACGGCGAGCTGGGGCTGCCTTTCGAACGGACCGACTCTGCGCATGAGCCGATCAAACTCCGCAGGCCCGATCGCCGCCGCAGGCGTCACATGCCTCGGCATGTTACGCGCAGCCGCTTTTTTGCCGCTCGCGTTGGGCTGCCTGTTTTACGCTTGCCGGTGCCGATGGGTATTTGGTTTCGAGTTCCTTATAGAGGACGCAAGCGTCTTTGGTCCGCTTGAGCTGCGCAAGCGACATGCCGAGCTTCAACAACGTGTCCGGCGCTTTGTCGCTCTTGGGATAGCGCTGATAACCTTCTGCAAAGGCCTTGGCGGACTGGTCGTAGTTTCCACGCACATAAAATGTCTCGCCGAGCCAGTACTGCGCAGGGCCAGCGAGCTTGTCGTCGGGATGGGCGTTGACGAATGCACTGAAGGCCTTCTCGGCACCCGGATAATCCTGCTGGATCAGGAGTGCGCGCGCATAGTCGTATTGTTGCTGGGAGGTGCCGACAGGAAGCACCTGCCCTGGCCCGAGGGACATTTTGCCCGTACCTTTCGGCGGCGTTTCCTCTTGCGCCCCCGCCCCAGGTTCCGTTTGCGAATTGGCATTCGCCGATGCTCCGCCTGCCCCGCCGACTGGCGTTCCGCCTTTTTCGAGGGCCGTTAGACGAAAATCGATGTCCTTCTGAAGACGATCAAGCTCGCTCTTGAGCATATCCGTATTGTGGCCAATCTCCTCAATGCGGCCGGTCAAGGATTGCATTTCATCCTCGAGTTGGGAAATGCGCACCTCGAAACTGGCCGCAACCGTCGGCTCGATGGCGCCGCCCCCGGCTGGAGCAGCAGGGCGCGGCGCCGGGGCCGAAGACGGCGACCCGCCGCCACCACCCGTATAGACCTGACGCTGGAGAATCGACAAATCGCTCTCGAGCCGTTGCACACGCTGCTGCAGCGCCTGGAGATCGAGTTGCTGGGCAGCTGCGGGCGAGGGTGCCATGAAGCTCGACCACGGCACGACGAGGCCCACGACTGCCACGA containing:
- the tilS gene encoding tRNA lysidine(34) synthetase TilS — translated: MRRVGPFERQPQLAVAVSGGADSLALALLADQWARRRGGSITALTVNHGLRSGAAREAHTVKTALARRKIAHRTLRWYGEKPRTNIQAAARAMRYRLLEDWCQKRGVLHLLLAHHRADQAETLLLRLGRGSGVDGLAAMSGIAEIQYVRLLRPLLPMAPERLRATLLAFDQSWIEDPSNEDPRHARVRLRTLMPDLAREGLDSVRLSATADRLRRTRAALDGWVDCVLAEATVLDWFGFALLERSAYLHAPPDVALRAMSRILRTVSGQEYGPRLDRLERLYREIAARPGRARTLGGCRILPFSPRTCDKILICREPAAMEGEITVHPGGGAYIWDGRFVFRPARQLPITSVPLRLGALGEGGWADVIGQAPQLRNMAVPAAVRPSLPALRDLEGVLAVPHLSYGRSGIEAGTVYVRHLAFQPLRPLAPGPVSVA
- the ybgF gene encoding tol-pal system protein YbgF, with amino-acid sequence MPRKLSFASRFSVALPVVAVVGLVVPWSSFMAPSPAAAQQLDLQALQQRVQRLESDLSILQRQVYTGGGGGSPSSAPAPRPAAPAGGGAIEPTVAASFEVRISQLEDEMQSLTGRIEEIGHNTDMLKSELDRLQKDIDFRLTALEKGGTPVGGAGGASANANSQTEPGAGAQEETPPKGTGKMSLGPGQVLPVGTSQQQYDYARALLIQQDYPGAEKAFSAFVNAHPDDKLAGPAQYWLGETFYVRGNYDQSAKAFAEGYQRYPKSDKAPDTLLKLGMSLAQLKRTKDACVLYKELETKYPSAPASVKQAAQRERQKSGCA